The following are from one region of the Eubacterium sp. MSJ-33 genome:
- a CDS encoding NUDIX hydrolase, whose amino-acid sequence MIEATSCGGVVIFRGKILLLYKNYRNKYEGWVLPKGTVEEGEQHNETALREVKEETGVSAQIIKYVGKSNYTFNTSYDVVNKDVHWYLMMADSYYSKPQREEYFMDSGYYKYHEAYHLLKFPNEKQILDQAYEEYTALKQNNLWGSKKYF is encoded by the coding sequence ATGATTGAAGCAACAAGCTGTGGTGGTGTGGTAATCTTTCGAGGAAAAATCCTGTTATTGTACAAGAATTACAGGAACAAATACGAAGGCTGGGTTCTTCCGAAAGGAACCGTCGAGGAAGGTGAGCAGCATAACGAGACGGCTCTTCGTGAAGTAAAGGAGGAAACCGGCGTAAGCGCGCAGATTATCAAATACGTAGGAAAAAGTAACTACACATTTAACACCTCTTACGATGTCGTAAACAAAGATGTACACTGGTATCTGATGATGGCTGACAGCTATTACAGTAAACCACAACGAGAGGAATATTTTATGGACTCCGGATATTACAAATATCACGAGGCGTATCATTTATTAAAATTTCCGAATGAAAAACAAATTCTGGATCAGGCATATGAAGAATATACTGCCTTAAAACAGAATAATCTATGGGGGAGTAAGAAATATTTTTAA